ATTCCTTAAAAAAGTAAAACGTGGAAAATCAAAACAATCTTTTGGAATCTATGTAGCAAAACTAGCAGGGATTCCTCATTCCGTTTCGGATCGTGCAAAAGAAATTCTTTTAGGACTCGAATCCAAAAAAAGAGAAATTAAAATCAAAAACGAGGAACCTAGTTTGTTTGCAGGTCTTATGGATCACAATACATCCAGTATTTCACCTAACGAAGAAAAGGTTTTAAAAAGACTCAAACAAATTGATCCTAACAAAATCCCACCGCTGGAAGCTTTGTCAATTTTAGATGAATTAAAACGTATCCTCAAAGAGAAAGACTAACGCTGATAGATCGGTAAAATCAATCCAATTGATAATTTGATCTTTTAATCCAGATTTTGCGTGAATCCCAATACCAATTCCTGCCGCATTTAACATCAATGCGTCATTGGCACCGTCACCCACTGCCACCACTTGTTCGAGAGGAATGTTAAGATCCTTAGCATATTGTTTTAAATAGAATTCTTTTTTTTCTCTATTGATGATCTCACCAAAAATCTCGCCGGTAAATTTCCCATTCACTTCTTCTAATCCATTGGCACGATAAAAACTCACAGGATACTTTTCAGAGAATAATTGTAGTACAGGAGTAAAACCACCACTGAGAATTCCCAACTTCGATCCATTGCCTTTTACAAACTGAAATACCTTTTCCATACCTTCATTCAGCGTTAATAAATCATAAACTTCTTTGAAACTCTCTTTAGAAAGTCCACACAAGTGTTTTACTCTTAAACGTAGGGCTTCATCAAATCCCATCCCACCTTCCATGGCTTGTTTTGTGACCGTCGCTACGGCTTCATACACTCCATGTTTTCTTGCCAATTCATCAATGACCTCTTCTTTGATGACCGTGGAATCCATATCGAATACAAAAAGGGACTCTTTCTTTTTTGGTAACAATGAACGAACGAATATAAAATCGATTTTGTTTTCAGCCAATTGGTTACGAATTGTTACCACTTGGTCTCTCGTTAGCGATTCCTTTTGAAGAAGGCGAACACAGTGTAACCCAAAATTTTCTGCCCGTAATATTTGGGAATGGGAATCTGAGACTTCCTTTAGATTGTTAGTAGATTTGTTAGTAAAATCAGAATTTAGATTGGGGAAAGTTTTTGAAAGAAGTGAATCGGAAATAGGAGAACGAGAAATGAGTAACAGTGAATTCATTTTACTTTTGTAGATAGGGTCTTAGTTTTTTACCCCAAAGTTCATATCCTTTTTCATTAAAATGGAGACTGTCCCCATTGGGACGAATGAATTCTTCTCGAAGCGTGGGTGCATCTATTTTTCTCATACTGTCCCAAACTTCAATGTATTCCACATTGGTTGTAGTCCTCGCCACTTGGTTTAAGAACAAATTGAATACAGGAACAATTTGGTTTAGTTCCTTAACTCTCGTAGGGGGAACTGCGATAAGAAAAACCTTGGTATTTCTATTTTTTGAATGAATTTTTTGTATGATAGCAAGTAAGTTATTTTGCACCAAACTCAGACACTTTCCTTGGATAAAATCGTTCCCACCAATTTCGATCACAATTTTTTCTGGATGAAGGATAAGGATATCTTCTTCCATTCTTGTCAGGAGGGTTTCTGTCATGTCCCCACCTATCCCACGATTGGTGACCGATTGACCTGGAAACTCTTTTGCCATTAGGTCTGGTAAAAACAAATGCACCAAACTATCACCGGCAAAAACTGTATCCGTTCTTTTGATTCTTAAATTTTCTTCTGCGTATAACAGCCGTGTGGGGATCCAAGCTTTCTCTATATACTTTTTAAAGTTAGAGTCATCTCGCCAACCCGGCTCAGCAAAACATTGGAAACTGGTATCGAAATAATCACGTTTTGAGGAAGATCTACAATCGATTACACTCAAAACTAGGGCAAAAACCATGCCCCATCGGAGGAAGAATTTAGTCCTGTTCTTGCGGTTCATTCATTCGGAAGCGCTTTTGCCAATCTTTGATTTGGGCCTGCGCATATTCTTCCGTGTCACAAATCCGAAACTCGATCGGGTTATTTGTGGTTGTCTCGATGAGTTTGGCTTCGATATACCCGTTCTTTAACTTGGTTGTCTCAATGCGATATCTCATCTGAATAGCTCCAAAAACCAGGATTTAATTTCCACGTATCTTTGCAATCTCTTCTAAAGTTTCATCTTCCTTGTATTTTCCAAAGAGAAAGATGGCGAGTAGACAGAATGCAGAAGCCAGTGGACCAGTCAAGCGGACACCTAGTTCCCCGCCTGCTTCTACTTCTTCGACTTTACAAATGGTAGATTCCATACTTATTTTTGTCTCTCCCTTTAGATTTTTTTCTGATTCAGACTTCGGTTCCGACACAGAAGGTGCTATGATTCCCGTGACTGAAGGCGACACATTTTTCTTTGTTTCACGATCTAATCCAAGAAGAATGACAGAACTAAAAATAAGAACTGCCAGTGTTTGTCCCAACTTCTGCATAAAGGTTCTTCCTGCATAAAACAATCCTTCCCGTTTCGAACCTGTCTTTAATGAATCAAGTTCAGCAATATCAGCAAGGATAGCATTGGGTAATATACCAAGGATTGCGATGGGAACAGCTGCCACTGCAACGATCAAATAACCTTGAATATACGGTGGCAATGGCAATTCATCTTTTCCGATAAAATAGATAGAAAGAAACAATCCAAGAAAGACGTAGAAACCAAATAATACCGTTTTTTTCTTACCGATCTTCCTTGCGATCCAATTGACTACAGGATAAAAGGCAAAAGAAACGAGTAACATGACTGTGAGTAGTTGTGTGACAAATTCTCGTTCTAATTCCAAAAGAACGGTCACATAGTAAGAGATTCCTGTTGTAAGAATGGTGAGAGCGAGGAAATAACAAAGATCGGATAAAGCAAAGAATAGAAAATTCTTATTTTTGAATGTAAGGAAGATAGCTTCCTTGAAAGGAACACTGGATGCTTCTGATTCACAATAGGTTTTTTCATGGATCGTAAATACAGGAAAGTACATACAAATTGCGGCAAACACACAAAGAATTCCCAAGGCATATTGGCGAGAGACTAAGGTCTGAACAGAAAGATCCGCATCAAAAACAAAATTAGATTTTAATACATTGGCAATCATCGGTTCTGTGGATGCCACAATGATCCCCAAAGCATAAGTAACAGAGATATAAGTAGATAGGTTCAAACGTTCTTCTGGAGTATGACCGAGCTCAGGAATGAGTGCAAAAAAAGGAGTCACGTACACAGTTAAAAAAAGATAAAAAAGCAACATACATCCGGTCATCCAAACAAGGTTGGTAGAAGAGATAAAGTTGTGAGGGGGAACAAAAATTAACCAACAAAAGACGGCTGCCGGCAATCCACCTAAAAATAGAAAAGGAATGCGACGACCAAACCTAGAGGAAAACCGGTCTGAGGAATTAGCAATGATAGGATCTGTAAAAGCATCCCACAATCGGCCAAAAGCAGCAACCACTCCAATCGTAGAAAGACCCCAAAAGGCCATTTTTTCAATGAGGTCTGGAAAACATTCCTGACCAGGTTTCGGTGCTGGTGGGAGATAAAAGTAAACTTGATGAAGACCAATGATATTGATGAGAGTGGACCAACCTAATTGGCCGATCGCATAACTCATCTGCTTTCGAAAAGGTAAAGAAGGTTTTCGCATGTTTCTCACTAGAGGCGGTAAAGTAGGAGCATCATACCGCCAAAAGTAAAAAAGGCAAACTACTTTTTATGTTTATAGAGTTCTGGAAAATTTTTCTCGTCGTATAGGGACTGTGCCTCGTATTCATCCCATCCTTCTGGTACTCCTTCTGTAAATTCCGGTACCATAGAACAATCACGAATCAAGTTCATGGTTTGAACCATTTCACTACCCTTTACATTTAAGTATCCTTCAGCAAACAATGAATTGGCTACAAAGAGAGCCATGGATTGTAATGAACCCAAGTGACCTTCTCTTCCCGCACCAATTCGAATTTCTGAATCTGGATTGACCAATCGAAAGACGGACAACACACGAATACAAAATTCAGGAGTGAGCGACGACTTCTGAATGGCATGGCCTTTAATAGGAATAAAAAAGTTAACTGGAATGGAAATCACTCCCAGTCGTTTGAGTTCAAATGCCACTTGGACTAGGTCTTTCAGTTCTTCGCCCATACCTACAATGATTCCAGAACAAAGCCCTATATCGGCTTCTTTTGCCGCCTCTAGTGTAGTTAGTCGGTCTTTAAAAGTATGTGTCGAACAAATTTCATTGTATTTGGATTCGGATGTATTGAGGTTATGATTGTATCTATCAAGTCCTGCATCTTTCAGAACTCTTGCTTTTTTTGCGTCCAAAATTCCCGCAGACAAACAAACCTTCATCCCTAACTCGCCATTGATTTTGGAGATAGTTTCTGCTAGTTTATCCACAGCTTTGTCAGTCGGACCTCGGCCAGAAGTGACCATACAAAACCGATAAGCACCATTGTCCTTTGCACGTTTGGCATCTTCCCAAATTTCTTCAGGTGACTTTAAAGAATACTCTTGGATTCCCGAGTCTCCCCCCTTCCTTTGGGCGCAGTACCCACAATCTTCCGGGCAATAACCATTTTTGATATTATCTAATATATGAATGCGAACACGATTGGTAAAATAACGATGCCTTTCTTCTGATGCCCGAGCGACCACCGTAAGCAAGGGAGTTTTTCCTTCTAGGATTTCCAGGGCTTCCGTTTCCGTAATTAAGGAGGGAGCGGAAGATATTGTTTTTTCTTGGACTTCTGCAATCATGAGAACAGGTTTCGGGGTGCGCGAACCTGTGTAAACGAAGAAAATCTCTTCGTATATTTAGTCTCAATCTGATTCTGGAAAACTTAGGAGAGTGTATTCCAAAGCCAAAAAAATCTGATTTAGGGACTTTTCAGTGATGGTATAGGGAGGAGTGATATAAATTGTACGACCAAGGGGTCGTATTAAAACTCGAAATTCTTTCATTTTTTCACGGATCTTTTTTCCCACAGGGTTCAAATATTCATCTTCGGCGATGGTTTCTTTATATTCAAATGCAAAGATTCCTCCCATCACTCTCACATTTTCAATTCGTTTCCCCAAAGATTTTTGAAATGGTTCTACTTGTTTTTGTAATAAGTTTTCGAGTTGTTTGACTTGGCTTAGTCCCTTCTCTTTTAACAATTCCACTGACGCATAACCGACGCTACACGCTAGTGGATTTCCTGTCATTGTATGAGCATGAAAAAAAGCACGATACGGATCTTTCGATAAAAACTGTTTGTAAATAAATTCAGAGACAAGAGTGGCCCCGAGGGGCAACATTCCTCCCGTGAGTCCTTTTGCCATCACGAGGAGGTCTGGTTTTGTTTCTGCCTTTTGGTAAGCAAAGGCTTTGCCAAGTCGTCCCATTCCCGTAAAGACCTCATCAAAGATAAGAAGGGTTTGAGTTGTTGTTGCTAACTCTCTCAGTTTAATTAAAACCTTTTTATCATAAAACAACATTCCATTGGCGCCAAATACCAGTGGTTCAATGACAATCCCTGCGTATGGCTTCTGCTTGATTTCCAATTCTAAAGCATTCAAACATTCCGTAGAACAAACATCTGGTTTTTTTCCCCAAGGGCAATTCATACAATTAGGTGCAGGAAATTCTTTGGTAGGAAATCTTAATTCAGAAAATATTCGGTTGAAGTAATTTTTTCCCGAAACATTCATAGCCCCAATGCTATCCCCATGATAGGAATTGGAAAAAACAAGAAATTCTGACCTTGGTCTGAAGTCTGGATGGTTTTGGTAGTATTGGATGGAAAGTTTTAATGCTATTTCGATCGCATTGGATCCGTTATCGGAATAAAAAACTTTGTGAAAGTCAAAGTTCGTTAATTCTAATAAAGCTTTAGATAAGGATTCTGCTGCTTCATGGATATGACCCGCAAGCATGATATGATCGAGTTTCTCAATTTGTGTTTTTAAGGCAGCAACTAACTTGGGATGGCGGTGTCCAAAAATCATTGTCCACCAACTACTGATTGCATCAATCCAGGTATTTCCTTCGGAATCGGTAACAAACTCTCCTTCGGCTTTGACAATCGGAATGAGTAATTCACCTTCCTCTTGGATGGTTAAAGGAACCCAGGTATGTGTTTGAATCGGATTATAATTCATCATCGGGATTAAGTACAGTATCGATTACATTTCGATGGGTATCAAAATGTTCGTTTGCAAAAGTAATAAACCCAGTTGGGGGTAATTTTTGTTCAGGAAAATTGGTAACACCTAGACAGGGAGCACCACCTAACTTCTGTATTATCTCAGCATTATCAGATTGTAATTCATTTTTCGGACCAACTAAATAGAATCCAAGTACAGGAATAAAACGTGCCGTGAGTACGTCCAAGGTGAGTAATGTATGATTGATGGTTCCAAGCTCAGTCGATCCAATCACAACCACAGGCAAATTACTTTCTTGGATCCCTTTGATTGCCAGGTAATCCTCTGTCCAAGGGACAAAAACTCCACCGGCCCCTTCAATCAAAGTATTGGTTTTTCTTTCCTTGGTAATGAGACTAAGAAGAAATTTTGGATCTAAAATTTTGCCTTCCTGTTTGGAGGCATAATGCGGACTTGCAGGAGTCAAAAATTCATAAACTGGCTTTAGAAAGTGGGAATCGGATAAATCCACTGTTTTTTGG
This portion of the Leptospira terpstrae serovar Hualin str. LT 11-33 = ATCC 700639 genome encodes:
- the bioB gene encoding biotin synthase BioB; protein product: MIAEVQEKTISSAPSLITETEALEILEGKTPLLTVVARASEERHRYFTNRVRIHILDNIKNGYCPEDCGYCAQRKGGDSGIQEYSLKSPEEIWEDAKRAKDNGAYRFCMVTSGRGPTDKAVDKLAETISKINGELGMKVCLSAGILDAKKARVLKDAGLDRYNHNLNTSESKYNEICSTHTFKDRLTTLEAAKEADIGLCSGIIVGMGEELKDLVQVAFELKRLGVISIPVNFFIPIKGHAIQKSSLTPEFCIRVLSVFRLVNPDSEIRIGAGREGHLGSLQSMALFVANSLFAEGYLNVKGSEMVQTMNLIRDCSMVPEFTEGVPEGWDEYEAQSLYDEKNFPELYKHKK
- a CDS encoding SGNH/GDSL hydrolase family protein, yielding MVFALVLSVIDCRSSSKRDYFDTSFQCFAEPGWRDDSNFKKYIEKAWIPTRLLYAEENLRIKRTDTVFAGDSLVHLFLPDLMAKEFPGQSVTNRGIGGDMTETLLTRMEEDILILHPEKIVIEIGGNDFIQGKCLSLVQNNLLAIIQKIHSKNRNTKVFLIAVPPTRVKELNQIVPVFNLFLNQVARTTTNVEYIEVWDSMRKIDAPTLREEFIRPNGDSLHFNEKGYELWGKKLRPYLQK
- a CDS encoding MFS transporter; protein product: MSYAIGQLGWSTLINIIGLHQVYFYLPPAPKPGQECFPDLIEKMAFWGLSTIGVVAAFGRLWDAFTDPIIANSSDRFSSRFGRRIPFLFLGGLPAAVFCWLIFVPPHNFISSTNLVWMTGCMLLFYLFLTVYVTPFFALIPELGHTPEERLNLSTYISVTYALGIIVASTEPMIANVLKSNFVFDADLSVQTLVSRQYALGILCVFAAICMYFPVFTIHEKTYCESEASSVPFKEAIFLTFKNKNFLFFALSDLCYFLALTILTTGISYYVTVLLELEREFVTQLLTVMLLVSFAFYPVVNWIARKIGKKKTVLFGFYVFLGLFLSIYFIGKDELPLPPYIQGYLIVAVAAVPIAILGILPNAILADIAELDSLKTGSKREGLFYAGRTFMQKLGQTLAVLIFSSVILLGLDRETKKNVSPSVTGIIAPSVSEPKSESEKNLKGETKISMESTICKVEEVEAGGELGVRLTGPLASAFCLLAIFLFGKYKEDETLEEIAKIRGN
- the serB gene encoding phosphoserine phosphatase SerB; the protein is MNSLLLISRSPISDSLLSKTFPNLNSDFTNKSTNNLKEVSDSHSQILRAENFGLHCVRLLQKESLTRDQVVTIRNQLAENKIDFIFVRSLLPKKKESLFVFDMDSTVIKEEVIDELARKHGVYEAVATVTKQAMEGGMGFDEALRLRVKHLCGLSKESFKEVYDLLTLNEGMEKVFQFVKGNGSKLGILSGGFTPVLQLFSEKYPVSFYRANGLEEVNGKFTGEIFGEIINREKKEFYLKQYAKDLNIPLEQVVAVGDGANDALMLNAAGIGIGIHAKSGLKDQIINWIDFTDLSALVFLFEDTF
- the bioA gene encoding adenosylmethionine--8-amino-7-oxononanoate transaminase, yielding MNYNPIQTHTWVPLTIQEEGELLIPIVKAEGEFVTDSEGNTWIDAISSWWTMIFGHRHPKLVAALKTQIEKLDHIMLAGHIHEAAESLSKALLELTNFDFHKVFYSDNGSNAIEIALKLSIQYYQNHPDFRPRSEFLVFSNSYHGDSIGAMNVSGKNYFNRIFSELRFPTKEFPAPNCMNCPWGKKPDVCSTECLNALELEIKQKPYAGIVIEPLVFGANGMLFYDKKVLIKLRELATTTQTLLIFDEVFTGMGRLGKAFAYQKAETKPDLLVMAKGLTGGMLPLGATLVSEFIYKQFLSKDPYRAFFHAHTMTGNPLACSVGYASVELLKEKGLSQVKQLENLLQKQVEPFQKSLGKRIENVRVMGGIFAFEYKETIAEDEYLNPVGKKIREKMKEFRVLIRPLGRTIYITPPYTITEKSLNQIFLALEYTLLSFPESD
- the bioD gene encoding dethiobiotin synthase, which produces MGQAFYVAGTGTDIGKTFFSCLFMAKYAESYGFRYWKPIQTGLSGMSDTELVQKTVDLSDSHFLKPVYEFLTPASPHYASKQEGKILDPKFLLSLITKERKTNTLIEGAGGVFVPWTEDYLAIKGIQESNLPVVVIGSTELGTINHTLLTLDVLTARFIPVLGFYLVGPKNELQSDNAEIIQKLGGAPCLGVTNFPEQKLPPTGFITFANEHFDTHRNVIDTVLNPDDEL